The nucleotide window AGTGGTTTTGGTAACGCTGCTGTCATTACCGTGGCTGCTGTACTAATAATCAGCCAGGCGCTGTGGCGCTCTGGTGTCGTCGACGCCCTTGCCTCAGCCATGAAAAACATTGGCGATAAACGCTGGGTACAGATGATAGCCCTGACCTCTGTCACTACGGTCTGCTCGGCTTTTATCAGCAATACCGGCACCATGGCGATAATGATCCCGGTCGCCCTTCAACTTGCCCGCAGCAGTGGCAACAACCCATCCAAATTGCTTATGCCTATGGCTTTTGGTTCATTACTGGGCGGCGCCATTACTATGGTGGGTACGCCACCAAACATTATTATTGCTGACATTCGTCGCGAGGCTATGGGCGAGTCCTTTGGTATTTTTGAATTTACTCCGGTTGGCCTCAGTATTGCCATAGCCGGTTTGCTTTTTATGTGGCTGTTAAGCCATTGGCTGGTTCCGGAAAAAGCCGGAAAGTCGAAATCGCAGTCGCTGTATGATGTCAGCAGCTACCTGACCGAACTCTATGTACCTGAAGGCTCCAATTTCGTTGGTGAAACTCTGTATGAGCTGGAAAACCGAAGCGAAGAAGACTTTGTGATTGTTGCACTACAACGTGGCGAAAAGCGTTGGTCCGCTCCGGCTCGTTATTTACGACTAAAAGCCGAGGACGTGCTGATAGTTGAAGCCAATGCGGAAACCATCCAGCAAGTCATTGACGGAACCGGACTGGAGCTCAATGCCGAAGAAGAAATTGATGACCGCTTTTTAAAATCCGACGACATTACTGTAATAGAAGGTATTGTCGGACATGACTCCCGGCTTATCGGCCGCTCGGCTGCCGACATTAAACTGCGCAGCCGCTACGGTATTAATGTATTGGGTGTTGCCCGCGAGGGTCAGAAATTGGGAACCGCACTGGCAAATATTCGCTTTAAACCGGGCGACGTTTTATTACTGCAGGGCGACGCTGAAATCCTCGATGATGTATTTCAGCGCTTTGGCTGCTTCCCGTTAGCACAGCGCAGCTTGCGCATCGGTTCCTCAAAGCGGTTAATGTTGCCGCTAGGTATTTTTGCTGCAACCATTTTATCGGCTGCGTTTGGCTTAATCTCGGTTCCTGTCGCTTTCTCACTGGCAGCAGGCCTTATGGTTATCACCAATATTTTGCCTCTGCGAGAGCTTTACGACGCCATAGACTGGCCTATTATTGTTCTGCTGGGCGCAACCATTCCACTGGGGTCTGCACTGGAGCGTAGCGGTGCTGCCGACACTATTGCCAATGCAGTGCTTTATGTCAGCGAGGGCTCGCCAGAATTTGTTGCGGTGGGCTTACTGCTAATAGTGACCATGTTGCTATCCAATATTGTTAACAATGCCGCGGCAGCAGTACTTATGGCCCCCATTGGCATTAGTATGGCGAACAGCTTTGGTGCCAGTATGGACCCGTTTTTAATGGCGGTTGCTATTGGTGCCGCTGTGCCTTTCTTAACGCCTATAGGCCACCAGTCGAATATATTGGTTATGGGCCCGGGTGGTTACAACTTTAGCGACTACTGGCGGCTTGGCCTGCCGTTGTCCCTTCTGGTCTCAGCGGTGGCGCTGGTCATGATACTCCTGGTATGGCCGTTGTATTAATCGATGGTTTTATAAGGCAGATAGGTTTGCAGTGTTTTCAGGTGTTCGCGTAACGCACTGCTTTCATCCTGACAATACTGCTCAATGGCGTCGCTAAGAGGCGCCTCCATAAAACGGTAAAAGCCTTCGCGCAATACCGGTTCAAAACCGCGATGCAATTTATGCTCACCCTGAGCACCCGCGTCAAAATACTGTAGCCCGTGATTTATACAAAACTCAATTCCCTGGTAATAACAGGCCTCAAAGTGCAGGAATTCAAGCTCTTCCCGACAACCCCAGTAGCGTCCGTAAAGTGTATCTTCGCCTTTAAAGCACAAAGAAGCAGCCAGCATGTTGCCGTCTCTGTAGGCAGCGAAAACTATAATATAATCGGCTAAATGTTCAGCCCATAGTTTAAAGGTAGCAGGGGTTAAATAGCCGCCATGCCCAGAACGTTTTAAATAAGTACGCTGGTAGAACAGAGTAAATTGCTGCCAAAACTCCGCAGTTAACTCATTACCCTGCAGAGTTCGCATTTGCACGTTTTGCTCAGACACTTTTTGCCGCTCTTTGCGAATCGACTTACGCTTACGCGACACCAGAGCCGCTAAAAAATCATCAAAACTGCCGTAGTCCCGGTTTTGCCAGAGAAACTGAATATCGAAGCGCTGCCACCAGCCTTCTTCGGTTAAAGCACGGCTTAAGTCAGGTTCAACATACAAACTCTGCAAGTTACTGACGTCATGTTGCTTTAACAACTCCGACTCAATAATAGACAGCATCTCGCCGCGGTTAACGCCCTCGCTAATAGCCAAACGCGGTCCCTGACATGGGGTAAAAGGTATTGCGTTAATCAGCTTAGGGTAATATTGAAAACCATAGCGTTCAAAAGCTTCGGCGAATGCCCAGTCGAACAAATACTCACCATAGGAATGCGTTTTCTTAAACCACGGCATAGCCGCAACCATGGCGTCATTCTCATCATAAACAACAGCATATTGCGGCAACCAGCCGCGCTGCAGCCCAAGACTGCCACCTTGCTCAAGCGCCAGCAGCAAATCATAGCGCGTAAAGGGATAATGACTCCCAAACAGGCGATCCCAGTCGTTTTTGGCCACAGTGGTGATTGTTGAATGAATAACTGCTCGCATGCGTTAGGCGCTCAAAGTAAAAACCCGCACCCAGACATCAGCGGTCAGCTGTAAAGAGCTGATAGCCCCGGCGCGTTCGCGTCCATCGGCGCTGCTACGGTAGAGGTGTGGTGTCATAGTGAGTAAGTTTTTAATAGTATCATTATTATTCAGTTCAAATTTGAAGGTCACTCGCTGCTCTGATGCTAAAGACCAGTATTCTGAGTTTACAGGCAGGTTATCTGACTTTGTTTTTATCTCAGAATAAATAATGGCTTTTAGCTCTTTTAGGTGATCACCTGCAGGGTCTACCATAATCAGCCGCCCGCCGGGCTTTAGAACCCGCTTAAATTCAGCTTCAACAGGGAAGCCAAACACGCACAAAAGGGTATCGACACTGTTATCGTCCAGTGGAATAGAGTTATTGGAAGCAACCATCCAGCTTAGGCGTTTATCGCGTTTTGCCGCAGCCTGCACTGCCCATTTTGAAATATCCAGGGCAGCCACACTTAAATCCGTACCTTTTTGTTCCGCCTGTTCAACCAAGTAGCGCAGGTAGTAGCCTTCGCCGCAACCGGCATCGAGCACCGCCTGCTCGCCCTGTGCTAACACAGTATCTGCCAGAACCTGCGCCAGCGGTTCATAATAACCCTGCTCCAGAAACTCCCGCCGTGCCTGCACCATGGCTTTGCTGTCGCCGGGATCTTTCGAGCGCTTATTCTGCACCGGCAACAAATTCACGTATCCCTGTTTTGCCACGTCATAGCTATGACCATTTTCACAACGCCAACTGCCGTCCACCAACTGCAAAGGTGACTGCTCTATTGGGCAACGTAAGGCGAATATTTTTGTTATTGGCATACCATCTACTTTTACAACGCTATTTTCCGACCATCTTATTCTTCCTGCTCGCCTTCTGCCAGCACAACAAAAAAACCACCACCGCTAAAAATTAACGATGGTGGTTTTGCTATGGCTACTACGTTAAATAATAACTACTGGCTTGTACTGATGCCTAACTCACGCAATACGTTATCTGCGTGATCAACATACTGCATTTGCCACAGCATGTATCTGACATCTACCTGAATAGAACGGGTGTTCTCCAGGTTGAAGTCCCAGTCGGAAATAATTGAATCTAGTGTGCCGTCAAAAGCCAGCCCGACAAATTCGCCTTTATGGTTCAGAACCGCAGACCCCGAGTTGCCGCCGGTAATATCCAAAGTGGCAAGGTAGTTCACAGGTACAGAATTTAAATCTGCTTTTTCATAAGGACCGAAGTCATCTGCTTCAATCGCCTTCAGTTGTTCTTGCGGCGCATTAAACTCGCCTTCACCCGTGGCTTTTTCTGTCACGCCCCGCAGGGTAGTGAAAGGAGCCCAGGCATTACCATCTTCAGTACCATGCGCACGGCCAGCAACGTTACCGTAGGTAATTCTCAAGGTGCTGTTAGCGTCAGGGTAAACGGCCTGACCTTTGCTCTGCATAAAGGCAATTTTTGCCCGCATATAACTGGCGTAAGCTTCCTGAATTTCGCCGGCTAGTTCTTCACTTTCTTTCTCTTCCTCTAAGTCAGAAGGGTATAAGGCGACAGCGGCTTTCACGAAGGAATCATCGCTTTGCTCAAACTGCTCTGGGTTGTATTCCAGCAAAGCCATGCGGCTATCCAAATCGGTTAAACCGGTTGCTTCATACCAGCTGTCAATTAAGTTGCTCAGCTCTTCTTCGCTCATGCCGTCGCGTAAGCCTAGAGCTTTATCAAAATCGGCGTCACGATCTGACTTAGGCTGCGCCATATAATTGCTTAGGTTGTGCAAGTCCAGCGCCTTTTCAACGCTAGGGTCAAAGTTACGCTCCATACCGGCAAGGTATGATTCAAAGCGCGGTACATCACGTTCCTGGTAACCCGCTTTACGCTCAGCATCCGGCTTAGTGCCTTCCTGAGCCAGGCGGTAAACAGCACGTGCAACCATAAGCAGGCGCGGAGTGGCGTTATTCAGCAAATAATCGGCACGACTTTGAGCGTGACGTTCCTGTAATAAGGCTTCAATGGTTTTAAGGTCGTCAGCATAAGCCTTTTTATTCTCGCGGCTGCTGTTAACCCAGGCGGTCAGCTCTTTATGTTCCTGCTGCTTGCGCTCTAACAAGTCGCTGTTCGCAAAACTGTCCAGCATGCCCTGACGGTTTTTCAGGTAGTTGTTCAGGCCCGCTACTCGACTGGCGTATTTAAGCTCTGCGTCTTTATTGTCTTTGGTTTCCCGCGCAATAATTTCCAACGAGTCCTGGAATTGCTCTACCGTTTTAGGGTAGCTCCACTCGAAGGTTTCTTTTACTTCAGACGGCAGGCGGTGACGGTTGGTACGGCCGGGATAACCCAGCGCCATAACAAAGTCACCCTCTTCCAG belongs to Idiomarina sp. PL1-037 and includes:
- a CDS encoding SLC13 family permease, with product MLDQWLIGIILVAMLVLFVIDKWRYDLVAMMALLSAAILGLVPTAEVFSGFGNAAVITVAAVLIISQALWRSGVVDALASAMKNIGDKRWVQMIALTSVTTVCSAFISNTGTMAIMIPVALQLARSSGNNPSKLLMPMAFGSLLGGAITMVGTPPNIIIADIRREAMGESFGIFEFTPVGLSIAIAGLLFMWLLSHWLVPEKAGKSKSQSLYDVSSYLTELYVPEGSNFVGETLYELENRSEEDFVIVALQRGEKRWSAPARYLRLKAEDVLIVEANAETIQQVIDGTGLELNAEEEIDDRFLKSDDITVIEGIVGHDSRLIGRSAADIKLRSRYGINVLGVAREGQKLGTALANIRFKPGDVLLLQGDAEILDDVFQRFGCFPLAQRSLRIGSSKRLMLPLGIFAATILSAAFGLISVPVAFSLAAGLMVITNILPLRELYDAIDWPIIVLLGATIPLGSALERSGAADTIANAVLYVSEGSPEFVAVGLLLIVTMLLSNIVNNAAAAVLMAPIGISMANSFGASMDPFLMAVAIGAAVPFLTPIGHQSNILVMGPGGYNFSDYWRLGLPLSLLVSAVALVMILLVWPLY
- a CDS encoding GNAT family N-acetyltransferase; translated protein: MRAVIHSTITTVAKNDWDRLFGSHYPFTRYDLLLALEQGGSLGLQRGWLPQYAVVYDENDAMVAAMPWFKKTHSYGEYLFDWAFAEAFERYGFQYYPKLINAIPFTPCQGPRLAISEGVNRGEMLSIIESELLKQHDVSNLQSLYVEPDLSRALTEEGWWQRFDIQFLWQNRDYGSFDDFLAALVSRKRKSIRKERQKVSEQNVQMRTLQGNELTAEFWQQFTLFYQRTYLKRSGHGGYLTPATFKLWAEHLADYIIVFAAYRDGNMLAASLCFKGEDTLYGRYWGCREELEFLHFEACYYQGIEFCINHGLQYFDAGAQGEHKLHRGFEPVLREGFYRFMEAPLSDAIEQYCQDESSALREHLKTLQTYLPYKTID
- a CDS encoding putative RNA methyltransferase, whose product is MPITKIFALRCPIEQSPLQLVDGSWRCENGHSYDVAKQGYVNLLPVQNKRSKDPGDSKAMVQARREFLEQGYYEPLAQVLADTVLAQGEQAVLDAGCGEGYYLRYLVEQAEQKGTDLSVAALDISKWAVQAAAKRDKRLSWMVASNNSIPLDDNSVDTLLCVFGFPVEAEFKRVLKPGGRLIMVDPAGDHLKELKAIIYSEIKTKSDNLPVNSEYWSLASEQRVTFKFELNNNDTIKNLLTMTPHLYRSSADGRERAGAISSLQLTADVWVRVFTLSA
- a CDS encoding S46 family peptidase — encoded protein: MKKLLIALSVVSCFAAADEGMWMPKQLPEIADKLKAAGLTIDPNDISKLTEFPAAAIVSLGGCSASFVSPEGLVATNHHCAYNSIAHNSTPENDLLANGFLAKNLSAEVPAAPGSRIFVTKAVDEVTDKVIDPSTAELNGKARLDAIEDNKKALVAECEEDEGHRCQVAAYYGSLEYYLIKQLEIKDVRLVHAPASGVGKFGGDTDNWMWPRHTGDYSFLRAYVSPEGESADYSEDNVPYKPDYHLTIASEGLEEGDFVMALGYPGRTNRHRLPSEVKETFEWSYPKTVEQFQDSLEIIARETKDNKDAELKYASRVAGLNNYLKNRQGMLDSFANSDLLERKQQEHKELTAWVNSSRENKKAYADDLKTIEALLQERHAQSRADYLLNNATPRLLMVARAVYRLAQEGTKPDAERKAGYQERDVPRFESYLAGMERNFDPSVEKALDLHNLSNYMAQPKSDRDADFDKALGLRDGMSEEELSNLIDSWYEATGLTDLDSRMALLEYNPEQFEQSDDSFVKAAVALYPSDLEEEKESEELAGEIQEAYASYMRAKIAFMQSKGQAVYPDANSTLRITYGNVAGRAHGTEDGNAWAPFTTLRGVTEKATGEGEFNAPQEQLKAIEADDFGPYEKADLNSVPVNYLATLDITGGNSGSAVLNHKGEFVGLAFDGTLDSIISDWDFNLENTRSIQVDVRYMLWQMQYVDHADNVLRELGISTSQ